The Paenibacillus sp. FSL W8-0426 region CTCCCGTGTTCAGTCTGGAACTTATGGTAAGGGGCCATTCTGTCAAAGACTCCGGATGAGAGGAAGATTAGTGTCAGGCATGCAGCAACCGCATAATGAAATACCTTGTGCTCCAGTAAGCGCCGACGACGGTTTGATCGGGAAACGCGCTTCTGTTTGGCCGATTCCAACTCCCCAATTCGGTCCATGACGTTCTCGGCAAATTGGGCGGGATCGGCAAGGCTAGGTCGCTGTTGCTGGCGATCCAGCGCTCCGAGATAGTGTTCCATCGCTTGCGGATCATCCAGCAAAGCCTGCTCCATGCGTTCCATCTGATCAGCCTTCAAACGGTTTTCGATATAATCCGACCATTCATGGGCTCCAAATACCTCTTTACTCACGCCACTCTTCCTCCTTCCAATGATTTCGTATCCACTGCCTCGCCCGGTATAAACGCGATTCCACCGTCTTTACGGCGACTTGGGCATCGTGGGCAATCTGCTCGTAATTTTTCTCGCTCAGATAGAACGCGGTGATAATGTCCCGATGCTGGGCAGGCAGTTGATTGATCCGTTCCCTCAGAAATGCTTTGCGCTCTTCACGCACAAGGCGGGAGAGAATGTCTTCTTCGCCCCCCGGCAGACTGGCCAATCGTTCGTCTCCACCGGCTTCTTCGGGAATTCGCCTGCTCAGCTTGCGTTTGGCATCTATCGCTTTATGGAAGGCGATCCTTGTGATCCAGGTTTTAAACCCTTCGGATCGGTAGTCGGAGAGAGACTTATAGATCTGAATGAACGCCTCCTGAGCCGCATCCTGGGCATCCTGGTCGTTCCGCAGAACGGAATAGGCCACATGGTACACATGCTGGCTGTATTTGTCGACCAAAAGACGAAACAAGGATGTTTCTCCTTGGCGGATTTGTTCGATTAAGCGCGCTTCGTCAATGACTCTCCCCTCCTTCTCCACATGTATAGACGACATCTGTCCCGGTCACCCCTGCACATTTTACCAAACCATTTTAAAAAATTGTTCATTTGCCTGAAAAGCTTACGTTCTTTTTGGCGGGACTCACTCCCTGTGCAACAAAAAAACAGGACCAGACTATGCCCTGGCCC contains the following coding sequences:
- a CDS encoding sigma-70 family RNA polymerase sigma factor; protein product: MSSIHVEKEGRVIDEARLIEQIRQGETSLFRLLVDKYSQHVYHVAYSVLRNDQDAQDAAQEAFIQIYKSLSDYRSEGFKTWITRIAFHKAIDAKRKLSRRIPEEAGGDERLASLPGGEEDILSRLVREERKAFLRERINQLPAQHRDIITAFYLSEKNYEQIAHDAQVAVKTVESRLYRARQWIRNHWKEEEWRE